Proteins co-encoded in one Phalacrocorax carbo chromosome 5, bPhaCar2.1, whole genome shotgun sequence genomic window:
- the STK11IP gene encoding serine/threonine-protein kinase 11-interacting protein isoform X2 gives MAAAETLVRGLARLLQDAGDLVLDGSSTLTLLTPTLQHLTQVFEQHLGFRNQHRGFVALPSHPAETATILQVQFLFDVLQKTHSLKLVHVPNCVLQSAVKIFPFKSLRHLELRSVPPHCLRGLRFVYSQLESLTCCKCISTLEEIISACGGDLSCALPWLELQTVNFSYNSITALDDSLQLLNVLRVLNLSHNKIQDCEHYLTTLTELEYLNLAYNFLSKVPNLGIFSRSKLVTLILRNNELDSINGVEQLVNLQHLDVAYNLLLEHAQLAPLSTLHCVKKLHLEGNPLWFHQNHRSATLVHLSPRAASSNFLLDGEPLSSSDLMHLPRLVQSVSQSIHTSTSEKTALDRGALDSSCAADFSDSQSPAENVAVRLSRKKSKGKVKVRRASISEPSDMEHEPQALPLSGGLVLQHQKEMKRLDSFRDRFGVDWLQYKRHLEEYDRVPVICRSHSADEIAGRPAAMDLQSESSDPEQGKPQVSQKESSPPLDDTEKEGESEVQLDEPVEGEQRGEEEAEELMLGEEEEEKPEVDLCQPVLVSQIEGEGDPEPDWIFLRVTAKHVTEVELKAARVLHKLELKCLQKVETSQMTWKRMDLERVFPVLTLYFSYIRKDRQKRKYVVLDDCPEQCLQCVLEVLTPAVEQNRQNQAQEKGSTKLQCLKCKQEFSQSLAPWHKGPYPSEVGDSKMMETLVASNQDAAAACDPIACPSCSSDHVVILPSEVCSSTSLPPDPDSTSDDLSDSVLEGGSQQEGPEEAPALASETGKFYIGGEGSSEVDTGNSTRTPELSGEHDGAPHSSSRSSDGGCGKKEMGMKSQYLSLGHTDTNGGSLMGSYRYSASRGPTPSQLSLNSESDETWNLSPSGNGILNTRDFRSVDHRLKLYLDMEVFEENTEEFQCFLKVVMVKFGRQGEFLSILVASDLKIYVLEVTGVIRGQPADWLKKNDSHYLSDISHLEVGLSHQSLRMEFENPKASYNLLIRNQSCCDQFLQTLTYLMQELPAKHRSKVKEIPTVEMNPQHWLWPLLDSKTTDSAAANDTCFFYLLAYLIQEYGAQNWTQFQLRPHCQAD, from the exons ATGGCGGCGGCGGAGACGCTGGTGCGCGGCCTGGCGCGGCTGCTGCAGGACGCGG GGGACCTCGTCCTGGACGGCTCCAGCACGCTGACGCTGCTTACCCCGACCCTGCAGCACCTCACGCAGGTCTTTGAGCAACACCTGGGCTTCCGCAACCAGCATCGGGGCTTCGTGGCCCTGCCCTCGCACCCCGCCGAGACCGCCACCATTCTCCAGGTGCAGTTCCTCTTCGACGTCCTGCAGAAGACTCACTCCCTGAAG CTCGTTCATGTTCCAAACTGTGTTTTGCAATCTGCTGTGAAGATCTTCCCTTTCAAGTCCCTCCGGCATCTGGAA TTAAGGTCTGTCCCTCCACACTGCCTCAGGGGACTGCGATTTGTTTATTCTCAGCTGGAATCTCTAACCTGTTGCAAATGTATCAGTACACTGGAG gaaataatttcagcatGTGGTGGAGATCTGAGCTGTGCTCTCCCTTGGTTGGAATTGCAGACTGTGAACTTCAGCTATAACTCGATCACTGCCTTGGATGACTCACTG CAATTACTGAATGTTCTGAGAGTCTTGAATTTGAGTCATAACAAGATCCAGGATTGTGAGCACTATTTAACA ACCCTTACAGAACTAGAGTACCTCAATCTGGCTTATAACTTCCTGTCCAAGGTGCCAAACCTTGGCATCTTCAGCCGATCCAAGCTGGTGACTCTGATCCTGCGCAACAATGAGCTTGACAGCATTAATG GGGTTGAACAGCTAGTGAATCTGCAGCACCTGGATGTGGCCTATAACCTGCTGCTGGAACATGCCCAGTTGGCACCATTGTCCACTCTGCACTGTGTAAAAAAA CTGCATTTAGAGGGAAACCCATTATGGTTCCATCAAAATCATCGATCTGCAACCCTAGTACATCTGTCTCCCAGGGCAGCCTCCTCCAAT TTCCTCTTGGATGGGGAGCCACTCTCTTCCTCAGACCTAATG CACCTTCCAAGGCTTGTGCAAAGTGTGTCACAGTCCATCCACACTTCTACCTCAGAGAAGACCGCACTGGACCGTGGTGCTCTGGACAGTTCCTGTGCTGCAGACTTCAGCGACAGTCAGTCGCCAGCAGAGAACGTGGCTGTCAGGCTCTCTCGGAAGAAAAGCAAG GGAAAAGTCAAAGTGCGCAGAGCAAGCATTTCGGAGCCCAGTGACATGGAACATGAGCCCCAGGCTTTACCTCTCTCTGGTG GCCTGGTCCTACAGCACCAGAAGGAGATGAAGCGCTTGGACAGCTTCAGAGATCGCTTTGGTGTTGACTGGCTGCAGTACAAGAGACACCTGGAGGAGTATGACCGAGTACCTGTCATCTGCCGTAGCCATTCTGCAGATGAGATCGCAGGCAGGCCTGCGGCAATGGACTTGCAGAGTGAGAGCTCTGACCCAGAGCAAGGAAAACCCCAAGTATCCCAGAAAGAATCCTCTCCTCCTCTAGACGATACTGAGAAGGAGGGAGAGTCTGAAGTACAGCTGGATGAGCCTGTGGAAGGAGAAcagaggggagaagaggaggcagaggagctaatgctgggagaggaagaagaggagaagccAGAAG TGGACCTTTGCCAGCCGGTGCTGGTGAGCCAAATAGAAGGTGAAGGGGACCCAGAGCCAGACTGGATCTTCCTGCGAGTCACAGCCAAACATGTGACTGAGGTGGAACTGAAGGCTGCCAGAGTCCTCCACAAGCTGGAACTGAAATGCCTGCAGAAGGTGGAGACCTCCCAGATGACCTGGAAGAGGATG GACCTGGAGCGAGTTTTCCCTGTCCTTACATTGTACTTCAGCTACATTCGCAAGGACCGGCAGAAGCGCAAATACGTGGTGCTCGATGACTGCCCGGAGCAGTGCCTACAG TGTGTCCTTGAAGTGTTGACCCCAGCTGTTGAGCAGAATCGGCAAAATCAGGCCCAGGAGAAGGGATCCACAAAGCTCCAGTGCCTGAAATGCAAGCAGGAATTTTCGCAGTCCCTGGCTCCCTGGCATAAAGGTCCCTATCCTTCAGAGGTTGGAGATTCCAAAATGATGGAGACCCTAGTTGCCTCAAATCAAG ATGCTGCAGCAGCTTGTGACCCCATAGCCTGTCCCAGTTGTTCCAGTGACCATGTGGTAATCCTGCCTTCAGAGGTGTGCTCCAGCACATCTTTGCCACCTGACCCTGACAGCACGAGTGATGACCTGTCGGACTCTGTCCTGGAAGGAGGCAGCCAGCAGGAGGGCCCAGAGGAAGCACCTGCCCTAGCCAGTGAGACTGGGAAGTTCTACATCGGTGGGGAGGGCAGCTCAGAGGTGGATACCGGCAACAGCACCAGGACCCCGGAGCTGAGTGGCGAGCATGACGGCGCTCCCCATTCCAGCTCCCGCAGTTCAGATgggggctgtgggaagaagGAGATGGGCATGAAGAGCCAGTACTTGTCCCTTGGCCACACAGACACCAACGGGGGCAGCCTGATGGGGAGCTACCGTTACAGTGCTTCTCGTGGGCCCACTCCTTCCCAGCTCTCTTTGAACTCTGAGTCCGATGAAACATGGAATCTCAGTCCCT CTGGTAACGGCATCCTGAACACGAGGGACTTCCGTTCTGTGGATCATCGCCTGAAGCTCTACCTGGATATGGAGGTGTTTGAGGAGAACACTGAGGAGTTCCAGTGCTTCCTCAAG GTGGTCATGGTGAAGTTTGGCAGACAAGGAGAATTCCTCTCAATCCTGGTTGCCTCGGATCTCAAGATTTATGTGCTGGAAGTCACTGGGGTTATCAG GGGACAACCTGCAGACTGGCTGAAGAAGAATGACTCTCACTACCTGTCTGATATTTCTCATCTGGAAGTTGGACTCAGCCACCAGAGCTTGCGAATGGAGTTCGAGAACCCAAAAGCCTCCTACAATCTGCTGATCCGGAACCAAAGCTGCTGTGACCAGTTCCTGCAGACCCTGACAT ATCTCATGCAAGAGCTGCCTGCTAAGCACAGGAGTAAGGTGAAGGAAATCCCCACTGTGGAAATGAATCCACAGCATTGGCTATG GCCTCTGCTGGACTCCAAGACCACAGATTCTGCAGCTGCAAATGACACTTGTTTCTTCTACCTGCTGGCCTACCTGATCCAAG